AAATGGATTCGGCTTATTCTGGAGCGGTTTTCGTTTTTCGATTTTCAATTCTGGATCTCGTTCCTGGATTCCCAGTACTTGCCCAAGACTGTCTGTCTTGATCAAATATATGTCATACGAACCCGCACCAAAAGACAACGTGAATCCTGCGATGATATACCCTCCGTCGGAGGTTTCCTGAACTGAGGAACCACCATCGGGGAAACTGCCACCGGGGTAGGTTCTTTCCCAGAGGAGGATCCCCCCAGAGTCGGTCCTGATAAGGTAAACATCCCATGTAGGCCAATCCCCGGTAACGCCTGTGATGATATACCCACCGTCAAGTGTCTGATACACAGACCTCCCCACATCGGCATAACTCCCACCGTAGGTTGTGTCCCAGAGGACGGTTCCCGCGGAATCCGTCTTAATCAGGTAAACATCTGTCGAGCCTGCGCCAAAGGATTCTGTTGCTCCTGCAATGATATACCCGCCATCCTGTGTCTGCTGGATCGAGGAGCCACGATCCGACAAATTCCCACCAAAGGTTTTTGTCCAGAGTGTGTCTCCCAGGGAGTCCGTCTTGATGAGATACACATCGCTGCTGTCTGAACCGAAGAAGAGGTAAGTCGAGCCTGCAATAATGTAGCCACCATCTTGAGTTTGCACAACTGAGTAGCCGCCTTGATACAGACTATCGCCGTAGGTCGCATCCCACGTAAGGTTCCCTAGAGAGTCCGCCTTAACAAGATAGACGTTAGTGCTGCTTGGTCCCATGGTTCTACCAACG
This genomic stretch from candidate division TA06 bacterium harbors:
- a CDS encoding T9SS type A sorting domain-containing protein → MHPQKQILEGGMKASGIHASSVILIAIVWILLAGVPAHGMITFEKTYGGTSWDWGTSVQQTPDGGYVVAGFTESFGAGLWDFYLVKTDSMGTVTWDTTYGGNLDDASYSVQQTLDGGFIIAGFTESFGAGYRDFYLVKTDSLGNLLWDATYGDSSSYEIGSSVQQTSDGGYIVVGRTMGPSSTNVYLVKADSLGNLTWDATYGDSLYQGGYSVVQTQDGGYIIAGSTYLFFGSDSSDVYLIKTDSLGDTLWTKTFGGNLSDRGSSIQQTQDGGYIIAGATESFGAGSTDVYLIKTDSAGTVLWDTTYGGSYADVGRSVYQTLDGGYIITGVTGDWPTWDVYLIRTDSGGILLWERTYPGGSFPDGGSSVQETSDGGYIIAGFTLSFGAGSYDIYLIKTDSLGQVLGIQERDPELKIEKRKPLQNKPNPFHGSTLISYSLPASAYVTLQVFDITGRLVETLVNETQERGAHKVQWNSKDNPSGIYFCRLQVGVFTDTRKMLLLR